From Hymenobacter sediminicola:
GAAGGGAAGCGGCGCCGTGGAATCACTACGAAATACACGGCAATAGCCAGAAGCAGAAGCAGGTAGACGAGGGGAGTCATGGCCGGGAGAGCTGAAAGACAAACGAACGGAGTAATCCGACGGCAACCAGATAAGTAACGGAGCCAGCGCTGCCGTTGTTTTGGTAAAAGTGCGGCTGCTATATACCGCAGTAGAATTCTAAGTTAACTGATAATCAGCCGAAAGTAAAGGGCTGCTGCGGCCGGCTTGCAAGTAGCGGTTTGCGGTCTACCTTTGCAGCAGAAGTTTAGGGGTGCCCCAGGCCGGGAGTGGCAGGGGGCTGAGATCATACCCATTGAACCTGCCCGGGTAATGCCGGCGAAGGGAACAAACGATCCGCGAGCGACAAGCCGAAGGCACCGACCCCTGGTGTCCGGTCCGTTCCACTTTTTCTTTTTCAAACCCTTGAAAAATTTCCTGGTATCCGGGGCTGCGCTATTAGCGCTGCCTCTCTCGGCATGGGCGCAAGGCCCCGTGTCCGGTACAGTCACTGATGTCCGCACGGGCACGGCGCTGCCTGGCGCCACGGTGTACTTGGATGGTGCCGCCAGCGCTGCTACTGATGCGGCAGGCTCCTTTTCGATTTCGGCGGTACCTGCCGGTGTGCACGAGTTACGCATCACCTTCGTCGGGTATGAGCCATTGGTGCGGCAGGTGCAGGGCCAGCAGGCAGCGCAGCAGCTAAACAGCACGCTCCGGCCCGGCGGCGTGCTCACCGGCGAGGCCCTCGTGACGGCCTCGCGCGCCAACGATCGGACGGCCACCGCCTACACTAACCTCGGCAAAGAGGATCTGGCCAAGCGCAATTTCGGGCAGGATTTGCCTTACCTGCTCGATCAGACGCCTTCGGTAGTAGTAAATTCCGATGCCGGCGCGGGCGTGGGCTACACCGATATCCGCATCCGGGGCACGAGCAACACGGGCATCAACATGACCATCAACGGCGTGCCACTGAATGATGCCGAGTCGCACGGCTCGTTTCTGGTGAACCTGCCGGATCTGGCTTCGTCGGTGAGCAGCCTGCAGGTGCAGCGCGGCGTGGGCACCAGCCAGAACGGTGGCGCGGCGTTTGGGGCCAGCATCAACATCAGCACCCTGGACAGCCGCCCCGAGGCTTACGGCGAAACCCAGAACAGCGTCGGCTCCTTCAACACCTGGAAAAACAACGTGCAGTTCGGGACCGGGCTGCTAAACGGGCACTTCACGGTGGACGGCCGCCTCTCGCGCATCAGCACCGACGGCTACATGAACCGGGCGGCATCGGATCTGAAGTCGTACTACTTCGCAGCGGGCTACCAGGCCAAGAACACGCTGCTCAAGTTCATCACCTTTTCCGGCCGCGAGAAGTCATATCAGGCCTGGAACGGCGTGCCCGAACCCGCCCTTACCGGCAACCAAACCCTGCTCCAGAACTACATAGCCAACGGCGAGCTGAGCGAAGCCGACGCCGAGCGGGTGCGCCAGGAGGGCCGCCGCTACAGCTACTACACCTACGACAACCAAACCGACAACTACCAGCAGAACCACTACCAGCTGCACCTCTCGCAGGGCCTCGGCGACGACTGGAACATTGGGGCGGCGTTGCACCTCACGCGCGGCTTCGGCTACTACGAAAGCTACCGGGCCCGCCGCAAATTCGCGGATTACGGCCTGCAAAACGCCATTATCGGCGGCGATACGCTCACGCGCACCAACCTGATTGACCGGAAGTGGCTGGATAACTATTTCTACGGCGGCACTTTTGCACTGAACTACCAGCCCAAGCAGAACGACAAGTTGCAGGCCACCCTGGGTGGCGCCTGGAATCGGTTCGAGAATGACCACTACGGCGAGATTATCTGGGCCCAATATGCGGCCAACCTGGCGCCCCGGCAGCGCTTCTACTTCAACGAAGCCCGCAAAACCGACTACAACGGCTACGCCCGCGCTACCTGGCAGGCACTGCCAAAGCTCGGCGTCTACGGCGACGTGCAGGTGCGCCACATCGAATACACGATTGACGGCGTGGAAGACGAACAGAACGACGTGACGACCCGCGCCAGCTACACCTTCTTCAACCCCAAAGCCGGCGCGACCTTCACTCTGGCTGAGGGCCAGCAGCTCTACGCCAGCTTCGCGGTAGGCCAGCGCGAGCCGGTGCGCGCCGACTTTACAGACCGCCCCGCCGGTGACCAAAGTGCCAAAGCCGAGCGTCTCGAAGATTTTGAAGGCGGCTACC
This genomic window contains:
- a CDS encoding TonB-dependent receptor; translation: MKNFLVSGAALLALPLSAWAQGPVSGTVTDVRTGTALPGATVYLDGAASAATDAAGSFSISAVPAGVHELRITFVGYEPLVRQVQGQQAAQQLNSTLRPGGVLTGEALVTASRANDRTATAYTNLGKEDLAKRNFGQDLPYLLDQTPSVVVNSDAGAGVGYTDIRIRGTSNTGINMTINGVPLNDAESHGSFLVNLPDLASSVSSLQVQRGVGTSQNGGAAFGASINISTLDSRPEAYGETQNSVGSFNTWKNNVQFGTGLLNGHFTVDGRLSRISTDGYMNRAASDLKSYYFAAGYQAKNTLLKFITFSGREKSYQAWNGVPEPALTGNQTLLQNYIANGELSEADAERVRQEGRRYSYYTYDNQTDNYQQNHYQLHLSQGLGDDWNIGAALHLTRGFGYYESYRARRKFADYGLQNAIIGGDTLTRTNLIDRKWLDNYFYGGTFALNYQPKQNDKLQATLGGAWNRFENDHYGEIIWAQYAANLAPRQRFYFNEARKTDYNGYARATWQALPKLGVYGDVQVRHIEYTIDGVEDEQNDVTTRASYTFFNPKAGATFTLAEGQQLYASFAVGQREPVRADFTDRPAGDQSAKAERLEDFEGGYRLTRTDLSLLGPRTAVRFEANGFYMNYRNQLVATGQLNDVGTPLRTNVARSYRRGVELTAFISADDKISLSSTLTLSRNRILNYRDVTYDADYNPVVGEARTSTISYSPNTVSAHTLEGQPLKGLRLALLYKTVSRQYLDNSENIARSIKPYQVLDFRVRYSIKPQFVKEIELGLLVNNVLNREYVANGYTYSYLGASGGLDTFNWYFPQATRNFLASVGVKF